The following proteins are co-located in the Sphaeramia orbicularis chromosome 24, fSphaOr1.1, whole genome shotgun sequence genome:
- the LOC115415199 gene encoding saccharopine dehydrogenase-like oxidoreductase isoform X2, protein MPELTTDIDIIVADVSIEESLSIMCQQGLVILNCVGPYRFYGEPVVKACVENGAHYIDICGEPQFLERMQLEYHTKALDRGVYVIGSCGFDSIPADLGILYTNRQFRGTLTAVESFLNISSGPKGASGHDATWQSAVYGFADSRSLRQLRKKFGHKPLPVVGAKVHKRGFVFFSKEIEQYVIPFMGSDPSVVKRTQRFLYEEEHHSPVQYSAYVGVGGIFSLVKLFCGGLLFWFMVKFSLGRRLLTTFPSFFSFGMFTKAGPSMKQVTNTD, encoded by the exons ATGCCTGAACTGACCACAGACATTGACATCATTGTTGCTGATGTGTCTATTGAGGAATCATTATCCATCATGTGTCAGCAAGGCCTGGTGATTCTCAACTGTGTGGGACCA TACAGATTTTATGGAGAGCCAGTGGTCAAGGCTTGTGTAGAAAATGGAGCTCACTACATTGACATTTGTGGAGAGCCTCAG tTCTTAGAGCGTATGCAGCTGGAGTACCACACCAAGGCCTTGGACAGAGGAGTGTATGTGATTGGCAGCTGTGGCTTTGACTCCATACCTGCAGACCTGGGTATTCTGTACACAAACCGGCAATTCAGAG gaacCCTGACAGCAGTGGAGAGCTTCTTGAATATTTCAAGTGGACCTAAG GGGGCGTCCGGCCATGACGCCACTTGGCAGTCGGCCGTTTACGGCTTTGCCGACAGCAGATCCCTTCGACAGCTGAGGAAGAAGTTTGGCCACAAGCCGCTGCCTGTGGTGGGAGCCAAAGTCCACAAGAG gggttttgtgtttttcagtaagGAGATTGAACAGTACGTCATCCCATTTATGGGCTCTGACCCGTCGGTCGTCAAGAGAACCCAGCGTTTCCTTTATGAGGAGGAACACCACTCACCA GTCCAGTACAGTGCCTATGTCGGCGTCGGTGGCATCTTCTCACTGGTCAAACTCTTCTGTGGTGGCCTTCTTTTCTGGTTTATGGTCAAATTCAGCCTGGGTAGGAGGCTCCTCACCACG